The Mangifera indica cultivar Alphonso chromosome 12, CATAS_Mindica_2.1, whole genome shotgun sequence DNA window CTTCCAAGGCAAAAGGTGCACCTTTTACTCTGTATGCATGCATGATGCATTAATGATTCTCACTGCAAACAAATTTCTATGCTTACTTTTCTTTGTAACAGTTTTGTTGTAGGGTTACAATGCCGTCGTCTTCAGCGGAGCAAGAATTAGGGCAGATTAGAGTAAAAAAGAAACCTAATGGTACAGGGAGAAAGAAGATTGAGATgaagaaaatagagaagaattCAAGCAGAAAAGTTGCATTCTCCAAGCGACGCAAAGGCTTATTCAAAAAGGGTATTGAACTTTGCCGTTTATGTGATGCCATGATTGCGATAATTGTGCTTTCACCAAAAGGGAGAGTTTACAGTAATGGCTACCCGTCTGTTGAAGGAGTGGTTAACAAGTTTCAGAgtgaggaagatgaagaacgACAACTAGAAGAGGTGGAAGAGGGCggagaagaagaggaggaggaggaggaggaggaggaggagtaTTGGTGGGAGGAGGATATAGAGGGACTTGAGTTGGAGGAACTAGAGAGAAGAAGAGCTCGCATGGAGGAGTTGAGATGCAATATGGCTTTGTCTCTTGAGGAGATGATGGGTCGTAGACTTCGTGAGAGGGACCTTCTGGGAAGTGAGAGGGTCTTTCCAAGTAGATAAAATTCCAGTTCAATGATCGACACTATATAGGTAAAATTCCAGAT harbors:
- the LOC123193768 gene encoding agamous-like MADS-box protein AGL61, with the protein product MPSSSAEQELGQIRVKKKPNGTGRKKIEMKKIEKNSSRKVAFSKRRKGLFKKGIELCRLCDAMIAIIVLSPKGRVYSNGYPSVEGVVNKFQSEEDEERQLEEVEEGGEEEEEEEEEEEEYWWEEDIEGLELEELERRRARMEELRCNMALSLEEMMGRRLRERDLLGSERVFPSR